The Pyramidobacter porci genome contains the following window.
GCGGCGCTCGACGCCGGGACGCAGCGTGGTGACGACGACGCGGCCGAGCACGATGCGGCCGCTCAGATCGGGATTTTCTTCCGACGCGAGCCGGACACCCCAAAAGTTATGAAGGATCAGCGGCTCGCCCTTGGGCGACAGCCCGATGAACAGGGCCACGTGCCCTTTCATGCCGATCAGCGTGCGGAACGGGACGCCGCGTGCGCGGATGATCTTCAGTTTTTCCTCGTTGCTCTTTCCGGTCAAATCGATGAAAACACCGCATTTCGCCTGCAAAGAACTGTGGTGCGGCAGGCCGATGCCGAAGGGCAGGAACAGGTCGTGCATGGTGGCCGAGCAGTCGCGGTCCTCGAACAGACCGCCCCAGCCGTAGTTCACGCTCACGAAGCGGTCGGCGAGCGCGCCGACGCCGGCGGCGTCCATCGGCAGCGGCCAGCGTTCCGCCGCGCCGGCGACGGCGCGAGCGACTTTCGCAGTTCCCGCAGAAGTGCGGACGGGCACGTTCAGCACCAGCGCGCCGTCGCGCTCCGAAGCCACGGGAAAAATCGCGCCCGTGTGAACCACGGTCAGCGTGCGCCCGCCGGCGTCGCGCAGCGGCGTGTCGTCGGCCACGATCACGCCGTAACGGCCGGTGTCGTATTTTTCCATGAACGAACGCCCCGCCAGAGCGACGTCGGCGGCTCTGATCCATCCGGAGAACAGACCGGACTCGCACAGATACCAGGCCCCGCTGCGGTCGGCGTGTTTCACGCGCAGCGGCGTGCCGGCCCAAACGGCGCCGCACTGCATGTAATCGAACGGAAAGCCTTCGCCGGCGGCTCCCGGATCGGCAAAAGCGGGGCGGTTCGTGGGCAGCGCCCGGGCGCTGGTGTTGACCACGGCGACGGCGCAGAGGTCCATGGAGGGGAAGCGCCCCATGTCGGCTTGCCCGCGCAGGGCCGCTTTTTTCTCCTCCGTCAGCGGCTGCAAATTTTCGCCCCAGCGCGGCGCGTCGAGCACGTCGAAGCCCCATCCGGGAACGAGAGGATCGTCCACGGCGCCGCCGCGCCATGGCGCGAAAAATTTCGCCATGGCCGCCGCGGCCAGTTCGTTCTGCTTTTTTCCGCCAAGCCAGCGCACGTTCAGCGCGCCGCGCAGATACGACGAGGGAATCTGCGAAAGCTCGTCCACATCGGCGATGCGTTCGTCCGTCAGGTTCAGCGCCGGCCGCGCCGCCGCCGGCACGACCGGCAGGATCAGAAGCAGCGCGGCAAGGCACAGCATTTCGAATCTCATCATGATCAGACTCCTTTTTTTGAAAAAAATCGCGTAAATAAATCGCGCGGACGCACACGCCGTCCGCGCGATTTATTTTATAACAGTTTTCGCTAAAAAGCCTCGAGGCCCTTTTTATCGACAGCGTTTTCCAAGGAAACGTTTTCGTTCTCCGCAGACGAAACGGATAAATTGTTTTTGGCGTATATAAAACAAACAGTTACTACGGCTTCATTCACAAAAAATGTTCCACACGAAACATTCCACGCGAAGAAGAAAGGCGGCGTTCGGAGCGGCGTCTTGCCGCCGAAAAAAACAGCTTCATTCCGCTTCTTCGCAGGAAACGACCTCTTTCGCGCTCGTGAACTCATACCAGCGCAGACCGCGCCCGTCGCAGAGCATTTCGCCCGACTGGTTGTCGTACGGGTCGCAGCGCCAGCCTTCCCACGGCACGGGGAAGTCCGCCTGAAAGGCCGTGTTGGCCGCCATGCGCCACGGGTCGAGATTGCCGAAATAAAATTGCCGCCGCGCCTCGTTCCCGTCGCGCGCCGCGCCGCCGCCGAAGGACGGATCGGCGTACAGCCAGCCGAAAGGAGACGCGTAGAACGCCATCCAGTCGTGCCCGCTGCAGAAGTTCGGCCGCGTCACCCAGCCGCTCTCCCAGCGCGCCGGTACGCCCGACACCCGGCACAGGGCGATCAGCAGCAGCGCCTGCACGCCGCAGTCGCCCGTCAGGTTGCGGGCGCAGTTGGCGGCGATGTCCTCGAGGCAGAAATAATCGGGCATGAAGCGGTACTTCACGTTCAGCGTGATAAAGTCGTAAAAGCGCCGCGCTTTTTCCAGCGCCGTTTCGGCGCCGCCGGCG
Protein-coding sequences here:
- a CDS encoding SH3 domain-containing C40 family peptidase is translated as MMRFEMLCLAALLLILPVVPAAARPALNLTDERIADVDELSQIPSSYLRGALNVRWLGGKKQNELAAAAMAKFFAPWRGGAVDDPLVPGWGFDVLDAPRWGENLQPLTEEKKAALRGQADMGRFPSMDLCAVAVVNTSARALPTNRPAFADPGAAGEGFPFDYMQCGAVWAGTPLRVKHADRSGAWYLCESGLFSGWIRAADVALAGRSFMEKYDTGRYGVIVADDTPLRDAGGRTLTVVHTGAIFPVASERDGALVLNVPVRTSAGTAKVARAVAGAAERWPLPMDAAGVGALADRFVSVNYGWGGLFEDRDCSATMHDLFLPFGIGLPHHSSLQAKCGVFIDLTGKSNEEKLKIIRARGVPFRTLIGMKGHVALFIGLSPKGEPLILHNFWGVRLASEENPDLSGRIVLGRVVVTTLRPGVERRGMVAPGGLLDRITTLTFLPGFEPAEKGLGERE